Proteins found in one Erythrobacter sp. 3-20A1M genomic segment:
- a CDS encoding TonB-dependent receptor translates to MRGFNLSAGSFGTGSRSARRLAAALALGVAGSAIAVATAVPAHAQESSASLRGNVQGASEITAVEVNTGFRRTVPVSADGTYNFAQLRPGTYRLEITTPNGVRQTDEFTLLIAQDAVLDFDDIALAATTPAPGDTTSPSETTGAEIIVTAGRIKTNEGGEVGANITQREISTLPQNNRNFLAFADLAPGVQFVNPDGQSRIQGGAQDSRTVNVFIDGVGQKDYVLKNGITGQDSSQGNPFPQLAVGEYRVISSNYKAEFDQVSSVAITAGTKSGTNEFHGEAFIDYTDQSLRQMTPLEKFSIPRREKVETRDMQFGGALGGPIIPDVMHFFVTYEGKRIERPIQITPGFGLPVTFFPEEYQDVFGSTNSTFNEDLYFGKISVLPASGHLIEVSGKYRDESGDFLGSGSNSRSTLSFQNVKEFRGLLRYEYSADNFINEFKATYEDVKWAPTPAEFGNSLQFNYAAPSATDPTVSSGASNILRVGGGSNYQDKGQKGIGLQDDFTWIGFENHTIKAGIKAKWVDLNSTQLNNFNPRYEFNAVYNPATGTYITDGSFFNDQIPYRVQFGFQNGPGSSVVESSNFQLGLYIQDDWDVTDRLTLNLGIRWDYEETPAYLDYVTPADARAAVSPANYPNLINADYDINDFITDGTQRKPFKGAFQPRVGFSYALDADRTYVVFGGYGRSYDRNQFDFLQQEISVGAFTTRTFNFITGDRFNTCSPGATCVPFDPIYFTPEGRAQLVQQAGFGGGRELRFITNDLKVPYSDQFSLGLRSQLASMFEAEVGYTHIESKDGFAYLLGNRRADGSFFAPAPAVPSSPFGFAPPGFGSIIIGTNGLETRSDSGYLKLVKRYTQFSPWNLTATYTYTDASENRGFNETFALDFPSTEDYPFVTSRGVRKHRLVIAGAVDLPIAVTLSGKFQIASPPYIQSFVSTGGANPTRDVISNEAASNGDRWGFRQLDLAITKYIPLGFLTDRTRIKLRADIINALNDRNYSNYVTNPTATNYLSRTGLGTDGPPRTLKVSAGFEF, encoded by the coding sequence ATGAGGGGTTTCAACCTTTCCGCCGGCTCGTTCGGGACCGGCAGCCGTTCGGCACGTCGACTGGCCGCGGCTCTCGCGCTCGGCGTCGCAGGCAGCGCAATCGCCGTGGCGACCGCCGTTCCCGCCCACGCCCAGGAATCCAGCGCCTCGTTGCGCGGCAACGTCCAAGGCGCGAGCGAAATCACCGCGGTCGAGGTCAATACCGGGTTCCGTCGCACTGTTCCCGTGTCCGCCGACGGCACCTACAACTTCGCGCAGCTGCGCCCCGGAACCTACCGGCTGGAAATCACCACGCCCAACGGTGTGCGCCAGACGGACGAGTTCACCCTGCTGATCGCGCAGGACGCGGTACTCGATTTCGACGATATCGCCTTGGCTGCGACCACTCCCGCTCCCGGGGATACGACCTCGCCCAGCGAAACGACCGGCGCGGAGATCATCGTCACCGCGGGACGTATCAAGACCAATGAGGGCGGCGAAGTCGGTGCGAACATTACCCAGCGCGAAATTTCAACGCTTCCGCAGAACAATCGCAACTTCCTCGCTTTCGCTGACCTCGCGCCCGGCGTTCAGTTCGTCAATCCCGACGGCCAGTCCCGCATTCAGGGCGGCGCGCAGGACAGCCGTACCGTCAACGTCTTCATCGATGGCGTGGGTCAGAAGGACTACGTCCTGAAGAACGGTATCACGGGCCAGGATTCCTCCCAGGGAAATCCCTTCCCGCAGCTTGCGGTGGGCGAATACCGGGTCATCAGCTCCAACTACAAGGCGGAGTTCGACCAGGTCAGCTCCGTCGCCATCACGGCGGGCACGAAATCCGGCACGAACGAATTCCATGGCGAAGCGTTCATCGATTATACCGACCAGAGCCTGCGGCAGATGACCCCGCTGGAGAAGTTCAGCATTCCGCGTCGTGAAAAGGTTGAAACAAGGGATATGCAGTTCGGCGGAGCGCTAGGCGGTCCGATCATCCCCGATGTCATGCACTTCTTTGTCACTTACGAAGGTAAACGAATAGAACGTCCAATTCAGATCACGCCCGGGTTCGGCCTGCCGGTAACATTCTTCCCGGAAGAATATCAGGATGTGTTCGGTTCGACCAATTCGACCTTCAACGAGGATCTGTATTTCGGCAAGATCTCGGTTTTGCCTGCTTCGGGCCATCTGATCGAGGTTTCGGGCAAGTATCGCGACGAAAGCGGCGATTTTCTCGGAAGCGGCAGCAATTCTCGTTCCACGCTCAGCTTTCAGAACGTCAAGGAATTCCGCGGTCTGCTGCGCTACGAGTACAGCGCCGACAATTTCATCAACGAGTTCAAGGCGACCTATGAGGACGTGAAGTGGGCTCCGACCCCGGCCGAGTTCGGCAATTCGCTTCAGTTCAATTACGCGGCGCCGAGCGCCACCGACCCCACCGTGTCGTCGGGTGCCAGCAACATCCTGCGTGTGGGTGGCGGTTCGAACTATCAGGACAAGGGGCAGAAGGGTATCGGCCTGCAGGACGATTTCACCTGGATCGGCTTCGAGAACCACACCATCAAGGCGGGCATCAAAGCCAAATGGGTCGATCTCAATTCCACCCAGCTCAACAACTTCAATCCGCGTTACGAGTTCAACGCGGTCTATAATCCGGCGACCGGCACGTACATCACCGACGGAAGCTTCTTCAACGATCAGATACCCTATCGCGTCCAGTTCGGATTTCAGAACGGACCCGGATCTTCGGTGGTCGAGTCCAGCAACTTCCAGCTCGGCCTCTACATTCAGGACGACTGGGACGTCACCGATCGGCTTACGCTGAATCTGGGCATCCGCTGGGACTACGAAGAGACCCCGGCCTACCTCGATTACGTCACCCCTGCCGACGCGCGGGCGGCGGTGTCGCCCGCCAACTATCCGAACCTGATCAACGCCGACTACGACATCAACGACTTCATCACCGACGGGACCCAGCGCAAACCGTTCAAGGGCGCTTTTCAGCCTCGGGTCGGGTTCTCCTATGCGCTGGACGCCGATCGGACATACGTAGTTTTCGGCGGGTATGGGCGTTCCTACGATCGCAACCAGTTCGACTTCCTGCAGCAGGAAATCAGCGTCGGGGCGTTCACCACGCGGACGTTCAACTTCATCACGGGTGACCGGTTCAATACCTGTTCCCCGGGTGCGACCTGCGTTCCGTTCGATCCGATCTATTTCACGCCGGAAGGGCGCGCACAGCTGGTACAGCAGGCCGGATTCGGCGGCGGGCGCGAATTGCGCTTCATTACCAACGACCTGAAGGTTCCCTACTCCGACCAGTTCAGCCTCGGCCTGCGCAGCCAGCTCGCGTCCATGTTCGAAGCCGAAGTCGGCTACACGCATATCGAGAGCAAGGATGGGTTCGCCTATCTACTCGGCAACAGGCGTGCGGACGGCAGCTTCTTCGCCCCGGCCCCGGCTGTGCCGAGTTCCCCGTTCGGCTTCGCACCTCCCGGCTTCGGTTCGATCATCATCGGCACGAACGGGCTGGAGACGCGGTCCGACAGCGGATATCTGAAGCTCGTCAAGCGCTACACGCAGTTCTCGCCCTGGAACCTGACGGCGACCTATACCTATACCGACGCGTCGGAAAACCGTGGCTTCAACGAGACGTTCGCGCTCGATTTCCCCTCGACAGAGGACTATCCGTTCGTGACCTCCAGAGGGGTGCGCAAGCATCGCCTGGTAATTGCCGGTGCAGTGGATCTTCCCATCGCGGTGACGCTGTCGGGCAAGTTCCAGATCGCATCGCCGCCCTATATCCAGAGCTTCGTGAGCACCGGGGGTGCGAACCCCACGCGCGACGTCATTTCCAACGAGGCGGCGTCCAACGGTGATCGTTGGGGCTTCCGGCAGCTCGACCTTGCGATCACGAAGTATATCCCGCTCGGCTTCCTGACCGACCGCACCCGGATCAAGCTTCGCGCGGATATCATCAATGCTTTGAACGATCGTAACTATTCGAATTACGTGACTAATCCGACGGCTACCAACTACCTTTCGCGCACGGGCTTGGGCACGGATGGCCCTCCCCGCACGCTGAAGGTTTCAGCCGGGTTCGAATTCTAG
- the bglX gene encoding beta-glucosidase BglX — protein sequence MRHISLAALVAVSPVVLGACATVPAERVGSAAGQSTNAASTTVPVTQAQPAWAKSDPEMDRFIDDLMARMTLAEKVGQLTLLTSDWESTGPTLRDTYRTDIRAGRVGAMFNAYTAAYTRELQRLAVEETRLGIPLLFGYDVIHGHRTIFPISLGEAASWDMEAIERSAHVSAAEAAAEGIQWTFSPMVDIARDARWGRISEGAGEDVYLGSQVARARVHGYQGDDLRATDTVLATVKHFAAYGAAEAGRDYNTVDISRRTLRDVYLPPFKAAVDAGVASVMTSFNEIDGVPASASEYLLTDVLRDEWGFDGFVVTDYTSINEMVPHGYSKDLAQAGEQSLNAGVDMDMQGAVFMENVAKSVEDGRVDIATVDRAVRRILEAKYRLGLFEDPYRYADEARQKATLYRPDFLEAARDVARKSMVLLKNEDNALPLAASAGRIALIGPLADSKPDMIGSWAAAGDRGTRPVTVLEGLRERAPKGVSIDYAKGASYEFDAAGSTDGFSQALALAKRSDVIVAVMGEKWDMTGEAASRTSLDLPGNQEALLEQLVATGKPVVLVMMSGRPNSIGWADEHVAAILHAWYPGTMGGKAVADVLFGDYNPSGKLPVTFPRTVGQVPIYYDAKNTGRPIELGAPGAKYVSRYLNTPNTPLYRFGYGLSYTDFSYSPVTLSAPTMNGTGSITASATITNTGDRAGEEVVQFYVRDLVGSVTRPVQMLKGFEKIMLQPGESRTVQFTIRPADLAFTRQDMSYGWEPGEFRLWIAPRSGADAATPVEFTVTE from the coding sequence ATGCGTCATATCAGTCTCGCCGCTTTGGTGGCGGTCAGCCCAGTCGTTCTGGGTGCCTGCGCGACCGTGCCGGCGGAGCGGGTCGGCAGCGCCGCCGGCCAGTCGACGAACGCGGCGTCCACCACCGTGCCGGTGACGCAGGCGCAGCCCGCCTGGGCGAAGTCCGATCCGGAGATGGACCGGTTCATCGACGACCTGATGGCGCGCATGACTCTTGCGGAGAAGGTCGGTCAGCTGACCTTGCTGACCAGCGACTGGGAATCCACCGGGCCGACCCTGCGCGATACCTATCGCACGGATATTCGCGCAGGCCGGGTCGGGGCGATGTTCAACGCCTATACCGCCGCTTACACCCGCGAGTTGCAGCGGCTGGCGGTCGAGGAGACGCGCCTCGGCATTCCGCTGCTGTTCGGGTACGATGTCATCCACGGCCACCGCACGATCTTCCCGATTTCGCTGGGCGAGGCGGCCAGCTGGGACATGGAAGCGATCGAGCGCTCTGCCCATGTGTCCGCCGCGGAAGCTGCCGCGGAGGGCATCCAATGGACGTTCTCCCCCATGGTGGACATCGCGCGCGATGCGCGGTGGGGCCGCATTTCCGAAGGGGCGGGCGAAGACGTCTATCTCGGCAGCCAGGTGGCCCGCGCCCGCGTACACGGCTATCAGGGCGACGACCTGCGGGCGACCGATACGGTCCTGGCGACGGTGAAGCATTTCGCCGCCTATGGCGCTGCCGAGGCCGGGCGCGACTACAACACGGTCGACATTTCCCGCCGCACCCTGCGCGACGTGTACCTGCCCCCGTTCAAGGCGGCGGTGGACGCCGGGGTCGCCAGTGTCATGACCTCCTTCAACGAGATCGACGGGGTTCCGGCATCGGCCAGCGAGTACCTGCTGACCGACGTGTTGCGCGACGAATGGGGCTTCGATGGCTTCGTCGTCACCGATTACACCTCGATCAACGAGATGGTGCCGCACGGCTATTCGAAGGATCTGGCGCAGGCCGGGGAGCAGTCTCTGAACGCCGGTGTCGACATGGACATGCAAGGCGCGGTTTTCATGGAAAACGTGGCGAAATCCGTGGAAGACGGGCGCGTGGACATCGCGACCGTCGACCGTGCGGTGCGCCGCATCCTGGAGGCGAAGTACCGGCTCGGCCTGTTCGAGGACCCCTACCGCTATGCCGACGAGGCGCGGCAGAAGGCCACACTATACCGTCCCGATTTCCTCGAAGCGGCGCGCGATGTGGCCCGCAAGTCCATGGTCCTGTTGAAGAACGAGGATAACGCCCTCCCGCTCGCCGCTTCGGCTGGGCGGATCGCCCTGATCGGGCCGCTGGCGGACAGCAAGCCGGACATGATCGGCAGCTGGGCGGCGGCGGGCGATCGCGGAACGCGCCCGGTAACGGTGCTGGAGGGCCTGCGTGAACGTGCGCCCAAGGGCGTCTCGATCGATTACGCCAAGGGCGCGAGTTACGAATTCGATGCCGCCGGATCGACCGACGGCTTTTCCCAGGCTCTGGCGCTGGCAAAGCGTTCCGACGTGATCGTCGCGGTCATGGGGGAAAAATGGGACATGACGGGCGAGGCCGCGAGCCGCACTTCGCTCGACCTGCCCGGAAATCAGGAAGCCCTGCTGGAACAGCTGGTAGCGACCGGCAAGCCGGTGGTGCTGGTGATGATGAGCGGCCGACCCAATTCGATCGGCTGGGCCGACGAGCACGTCGCGGCCATCCTGCATGCCTGGTATCCGGGGACGATGGGCGGCAAGGCGGTCGCCGATGTCCTGTTCGGCGACTACAATCCCTCGGGCAAGCTGCCCGTCACCTTCCCCCGCACCGTCGGGCAGGTGCCGATTTACTACGATGCGAAGAACACCGGCCGCCCGATCGAGCTCGGCGCGCCGGGTGCGAAATACGTCTCGCGCTATCTGAATACGCCAAACACGCCGCTCTATCGCTTCGGCTATGGGCTCAGCTACACCGATTTCAGCTACTCGCCTGTAACCCTAAGCGCGCCGACGATGAACGGAACCGGCTCCATCACCGCCAGCGCGACGATCACGAATACCGGTGATCGCGCGGGCGAGGAGGTCGTGCAGTTCTATGTCCGCGATCTGGTAGGTTCGGTCACCCGGCCGGTGCAGATGCTGAAGGGCTTCGAAAAGATCATGCTGCAACCGGGCGAAAGCCGCACGGTGCAGTTCACGATCAGGCCCGCCGACCTCGCCTTCACCCGGCAGGACATGAGCTATGGCTGGGAGCCGGGCGAGTTCCGGCTGTGGATCGCGCCGCGTTCGGGCGCCGACGCCGCCACGCCTGTCGAATTCACCGTGACGGAGTAG
- a CDS encoding sulfatase, producing the protein MQLRLTLVAGCSFTLAACASVASGNADSYTPRSPAAEASAIERPATAKRPNIIFIMSDDHAQAAISAYGSDISKLAPTPNIDRIAHNGALFENSYVVNSLCGPSRATMLTGLFSHMHGFTQNGQKFDNGMWNWVRALGQSGYDTALFGKWHLNYSPVGAGIGTWKVLDDQGKYYNPDIITPEGRSVVEGYATDIITDYSLDWLKRERDPEKPFALLVHHKAPHRNFMPAIRHLQDYLGTEFPVPTNYFDHYDGRPAAAAQEMNIYRDMYEGHDLKMTTEVGSRELRYNPWKDDFARMTPEQREAYFGALQPSNDAMNAADLDEREMALWKYQRYMSEYLGTVAAVDDSVGRLLDWLESSGLADNTIVIYTSDQGFYLGEHGWFDKRFMYEESLRTPLLMQYPGHIAAGSRVSVPVQNIDYAPTFLDYAGLPEREAIQGRSLRDVVDGTPPADWREDIYYHYYEYPGFHSVRAHYGVKSKRYKLIRFYGDIDEWEFYDLATDPDEMHNRIDDPAYRAKIAELKDTLVALRAQYRDSDGPAVDAPLDSETARDKGRRDAHAAAGTHH; encoded by the coding sequence ATGCAGCTGCGTCTGACCCTGGTCGCGGGATGCTCGTTCACTCTGGCGGCCTGCGCGAGCGTCGCGTCCGGCAATGCGGATAGCTATACCCCGCGTTCGCCCGCCGCCGAGGCGAGCGCGATCGAACGACCGGCCACGGCGAAGCGTCCCAACATCATCTTCATCATGTCGGACGATCACGCGCAGGCGGCGATATCGGCCTATGGCTCCGATATCTCCAAGCTAGCCCCGACGCCCAATATCGATCGGATCGCCCATAACGGGGCGCTGTTCGAGAACAGCTATGTGGTGAACTCGCTGTGCGGACCGAGCCGGGCGACCATGCTCACCGGCCTGTTCAGCCACATGCACGGCTTCACGCAGAACGGGCAGAAGTTCGACAATGGCATGTGGAACTGGGTTCGCGCCTTGGGACAATCGGGCTACGACACCGCGCTGTTCGGCAAATGGCACCTGAACTATTCGCCGGTAGGGGCGGGAATCGGCACATGGAAGGTGCTGGACGATCAGGGCAAGTACTACAATCCCGACATCATCACGCCGGAGGGGCGTAGCGTCGTCGAAGGCTACGCCACCGATATCATCACCGATTACAGCCTTGATTGGCTGAAGCGCGAACGCGATCCGGAAAAGCCCTTCGCCCTGCTGGTGCATCACAAGGCACCGCATCGCAATTTCATGCCGGCGATACGCCACCTGCAGGATTATCTGGGCACCGAATTTCCGGTCCCGACCAATTATTTCGACCATTACGACGGTCGCCCTGCCGCCGCGGCGCAGGAGATGAACATTTACCGCGACATGTACGAGGGTCACGATCTCAAGATGACCACCGAGGTCGGTAGCCGCGAATTGCGCTACAATCCGTGGAAGGACGATTTCGCGCGCATGACGCCCGAGCAGCGCGAGGCCTATTTCGGCGCGTTGCAGCCGAGCAACGACGCCATGAACGCCGCCGATCTGGACGAGCGCGAAATGGCGCTGTGGAAATACCAGCGCTATATGAGCGAGTATCTGGGTACGGTTGCGGCGGTCGACGACAGTGTCGGGCGGCTGCTCGACTGGCTGGAAAGCTCCGGGCTCGCGGACAACACGATCGTCATCTACACCTCCGACCAGGGTTTCTACCTTGGCGAGCATGGCTGGTTCGACAAGCGGTTCATGTACGAGGAGTCGCTGCGCACCCCGCTGCTGATGCAGTATCCCGGCCATATCGCGGCGGGCTCGCGCGTGAGCGTGCCGGTGCAGAACATCGACTACGCGCCGACTTTCCTCGACTATGCCGGTCTGCCCGAACGCGAGGCGATTCAGGGGCGCAGCCTGCGCGACGTGGTCGACGGGACGCCACCTGCCGACTGGCGCGAGGACATCTACTACCATTACTACGAATATCCCGGCTTCCACTCCGTGCGCGCCCACTACGGCGTGAAGTCGAAGCGCTACAAGCTGATCCGTTTCTACGGCGATATCGACGAGTGGGAGTTCTACGATCTCGCGACCGACCCGGACGAGATGCACAACCGGATCGACGACCCGGCCTATCGGGCGAAGATCGCGGAGCTCAAGGACACGCTGGTGGCGCTGCGGGCGCAGTATCGCGACAGCGATGGCCCGGCGGTCGACGCGCCGCTCGATTCCGAAACCGCGCGAGACAAGGGCCGCCGCGATGCACACGCCGCGGCAGGCACGCACCATTAG
- a CDS encoding glycoside hydrolase family 97 protein — MPITMPHARLRSPTRWTHPALACFAALMLLALPSAAVAQGDPDHTACSPDGTLCFALAIEGGIATYRVDREGAPVIVPSKLGFQLHGGGKWQNGMELGEATRASHDETWEQPWGENRLVRDRYNEMRVPIVEQGRAQRVIDLVVRVFDGGVGFRYEFPDQPQLADVKIDEELTEFNFAPGGDAGPEAWWIPGGEWNRYEYLYHHTPANQVGMAHSPITFRRQDGLHISIHEAALSDYSAFWLQRIDGLHFRTFLAPSSQGSKVHRAAPFATPWRTITVATDAPGLYAASDILLNLNEPNRLGDVGWAKPQKYVGIWWAMHLDKWSWNDGPKHGATTQHTLDYIDFAAAHGFDSVLVEGWNKGWWSESGRNFQFAEAYPDFDMDRVTAYAKKRGVEIMGHHETAGNAGLYERQLDEALDYYERHGIHSVKTGYVADAGGILREDPDGTEQWEYHDGQFMARHHVLVVEAAARRHIAVDAHEPIKDTGLRRTYPNMMTREGARGFEYMAWGEPPNPPSHEPTLLFTRMLSGPFDLTPGIVSLEGRDGRPLPNTLARQLADYVVIYSPLQMAADLPENYLKRPDALAFIEQVPVDWEQTRVLEGQIGEYAVVARQRRGGADWWVGGVTDDHARKVAIDLSFLPADRPYVAEIWRDGPGGGIDGDRFAMVRETRRINGGDSLPIEMMAGGGFALSLRPAN, encoded by the coding sequence ATGCCTATCACCATGCCGCACGCGCGCTTGCGTTCGCCGACCCGCTGGACGCACCCGGCGCTGGCCTGTTTCGCCGCGTTGATGCTGCTCGCCCTTCCCTCGGCCGCCGTCGCGCAGGGCGACCCGGACCATACGGCCTGCTCGCCCGACGGGACGCTGTGCTTCGCCCTCGCCATCGAAGGTGGGATCGCAACCTATCGCGTCGACCGCGAAGGCGCGCCGGTGATCGTGCCGTCCAAGCTGGGTTTCCAACTGCACGGCGGGGGCAAATGGCAGAACGGCATGGAGCTGGGTGAAGCCACGCGCGCCAGCCATGACGAGACTTGGGAGCAGCCCTGGGGCGAGAACCGGCTGGTCCGCGATCGCTATAACGAGATGCGTGTGCCGATCGTCGAACAGGGGCGTGCCCAGCGGGTGATCGACCTGGTCGTGCGCGTGTTCGATGGCGGGGTCGGCTTCCGCTACGAATTTCCCGATCAGCCGCAATTAGCTGACGTAAAGATCGACGAGGAACTGACCGAGTTCAATTTCGCCCCGGGCGGGGATGCTGGGCCGGAGGCGTGGTGGATACCGGGCGGCGAGTGGAACCGCTACGAGTACCTCTATCACCATACACCCGCCAACCAGGTGGGCATGGCCCATTCCCCGATCACCTTCCGCCGACAGGACGGTCTGCACATATCGATCCACGAGGCGGCGCTGTCGGACTATTCGGCGTTCTGGCTGCAACGGATCGACGGGCTCCACTTTCGCACGTTCCTGGCCCCGTCGTCGCAAGGGTCGAAGGTCCACCGCGCTGCCCCGTTTGCAACCCCGTGGCGCACCATTACCGTCGCGACCGACGCCCCCGGCCTCTACGCAGCGTCCGACATTCTCCTGAATTTGAACGAGCCCAATCGGCTGGGGGATGTAGGGTGGGCGAAACCGCAGAAGTATGTCGGCATCTGGTGGGCGATGCATCTCGACAAGTGGAGCTGGAACGACGGGCCGAAGCACGGTGCCACGACGCAGCACACGCTCGACTACATCGATTTCGCGGCGGCGCACGGCTTCGATTCCGTGCTGGTGGAGGGTTGGAACAAGGGCTGGTGGAGCGAGAGCGGGCGCAATTTCCAGTTCGCCGAAGCATACCCGGATTTCGACATGGATCGCGTCACCGCCTACGCGAAAAAACGTGGGGTGGAGATCATGGGCCACCACGAGACCGCCGGCAATGCCGGTCTGTACGAACGCCAGCTGGACGAGGCGCTCGATTATTACGAGCGCCACGGCATCCATTCGGTCAAGACCGGTTATGTGGCCGACGCGGGTGGCATCCTGCGCGAGGATCCCGACGGGACCGAGCAGTGGGAATATCATGACGGCCAGTTCATGGCGCGCCATCACGTGCTGGTCGTGGAAGCGGCAGCGCGGCGCCACATCGCGGTCGACGCGCACGAGCCGATCAAGGACACTGGGCTGCGCCGCACCTATCCCAATATGATGACGCGGGAGGGCGCTCGCGGCTTCGAATATATGGCCTGGGGCGAACCACCCAACCCGCCTTCGCACGAGCCCACGCTGCTCTTCACCCGGATGCTTTCGGGTCCCTTCGACCTGACACCCGGCATCGTCAGCCTGGAGGGCCGCGACGGACGGCCGCTACCCAACACACTCGCTCGGCAGCTGGCCGATTACGTCGTGATCTACTCGCCGCTGCAGATGGCGGCGGACCTGCCGGAGAACTATCTGAAGCGGCCAGACGCCCTCGCCTTCATCGAGCAGGTGCCGGTCGACTGGGAGCAGACGCGTGTGTTGGAGGGGCAGATCGGCGAATATGCCGTGGTCGCTCGCCAGCGGCGCGGGGGCGCAGACTGGTGGGTCGGTGGGGTGACCGACGACCATGCGCGCAAGGTCGCGATCGATCTGTCCTTCCTCCCCGCGGATCGGCCTTACGTCGCCGAGATCTGGCGCGACGGCCCGGGCGGCGGCATCGACGGCGACCGCTTCGCCATGGTGCGCGAAACACGCCGGATCAATGGTGGAGACAGCCTACCCATCGAGATGATGGCCGGCGGCGGCTTCGCCCTGTCGCTGCGTCCTGCCAACTAG